Proteins from a genomic interval of Oceanispirochaeta crateris:
- a CDS encoding DNA topoisomerase IV subunit A, translating into MAYVNSIFNTNFIEYASYVIKDRAIPHLDDGLKPVQRRILQSLFDVDDGKFNKVANVVGHCMQYHPHGDASIYGALVNLANKDLFIDKQGNFGNIFTGDPASAARYIECRLLPLAKTILYNPEITDFEETYDGRRKEPIVFPSKIPLILVLGAEGIAVGMSTKILPHNLVEVLKAERSFLMGEGYELYPDFPTGGLVDVTDYREGNGKILSRAKLDTKDPKKITVTELPYGTTTETLITSIEAAARKNKIKIGRINDFTTDTVEIEITLPRGVHTKDVLDGLYAFTDCEVSLSLNLLVIGPDSKPKVMTIPEVIEYHAGQLIKILKKELILEQGQLLDRLHARTLERIFIEERIYKAIEQMKSPETISLAIRDGFLPYMKEITRDITEEDIERLLKIPIRRISLYDINKMKKEVDEILARLKEIKHHLKHLKEYAIATLDELIKKQAPLMPRKTEIMDIQKVDIRDAAQKNLKIRYNKETGYIGSDVSSGVIHCEASVYDRILIVRKDCSYQVMDVPDKFFIGKGMLYCGLTDKETLENTVFSIVYRNTENGYPYVKRCKVTQFILNKVYDLLPENSQFVRFTTKTDVSIVVDFIQKSLIRTGLDTFPLENYLVKGVKAQGVRIKPKEFSSARFIKTSTLEKKEN; encoded by the coding sequence ATGGCATATGTAAATTCAATTTTTAACACCAACTTTATAGAATACGCCTCTTATGTTATCAAGGATCGAGCCATTCCTCATCTGGATGATGGGCTCAAACCTGTTCAGAGGCGAATCCTCCAATCTCTTTTTGATGTGGATGACGGAAAGTTTAATAAAGTAGCCAACGTGGTGGGCCACTGTATGCAGTATCATCCTCATGGAGATGCATCGATATATGGAGCTCTGGTCAATCTGGCAAACAAGGACCTGTTCATCGACAAACAGGGAAACTTTGGTAATATCTTTACCGGAGATCCCGCCTCGGCTGCACGGTATATCGAGTGCCGTCTCCTGCCTCTGGCAAAAACAATCCTTTATAATCCAGAAATTACAGATTTTGAAGAAACCTATGACGGCAGACGTAAGGAACCCATAGTATTCCCCAGCAAAATACCATTGATACTAGTGTTAGGAGCCGAGGGAATCGCCGTAGGAATGTCTACAAAGATTCTTCCCCATAACCTGGTGGAGGTTCTAAAGGCAGAACGTTCCTTTTTGATGGGTGAGGGTTATGAACTGTATCCGGATTTTCCCACAGGTGGACTCGTAGACGTTACCGATTACAGAGAAGGGAATGGAAAAATCCTGTCCCGGGCTAAATTAGATACTAAAGATCCCAAAAAAATAACTGTCACAGAACTTCCCTACGGGACTACAACCGAGACCCTCATCACTTCAATTGAGGCTGCTGCCCGTAAAAACAAGATCAAGATTGGCAGGATTAACGATTTCACAACAGACACGGTTGAAATAGAAATTACTCTGCCAAGGGGAGTCCATACAAAGGATGTTCTGGACGGTCTATACGCCTTCACCGATTGTGAAGTGTCTCTCTCTCTGAATCTCCTGGTCATTGGACCGGATTCTAAACCAAAGGTCATGACCATTCCAGAGGTGATAGAATACCATGCTGGACAGCTCATTAAGATCCTCAAAAAAGAGCTGATTCTGGAACAGGGACAGCTCCTGGATCGTCTTCATGCCCGTACATTGGAGAGGATCTTCATTGAAGAGCGTATATATAAGGCCATTGAACAGATGAAGAGTCCCGAGACCATCTCATTGGCCATAAGAGACGGATTCCTTCCCTATATGAAGGAAATCACAAGAGATATAACAGAGGAAGATATTGAGCGTCTTTTGAAGATTCCTATCAGAAGAATTTCTTTATACGACATCAATAAGATGAAGAAGGAAGTGGACGAAATCCTAGCTAGACTCAAGGAGATCAAGCATCATTTGAAACATCTCAAGGAGTACGCTATTGCCACTCTGGATGAGCTTATCAAAAAACAGGCTCCACTCATGCCGCGTAAAACAGAAATTATGGATATACAGAAGGTGGATATCCGCGATGCTGCCCAGAAAAATCTCAAAATCCGGTACAACAAGGAAACGGGATACATCGGTTCGGATGTCTCTTCCGGGGTTATTCATTGTGAGGCTTCCGTCTATGACAGAATCCTTATTGTAAGAAAAGACTGCAGCTATCAGGTTATGGACGTCCCCGATAAATTTTTTATTGGAAAGGGCATGCTTTACTGTGGATTAACTGATAAGGAAACATTGGAAAACACTGTTTTTTCAATTGTTTATCGGAATACAGAAAATGGATATCCCTATGTAAAACGCTGTAAGGTGACCCAGTTTATTCTAAATAAGGTCTATGATCTCTTGCCTGAAAATTCACAGTTTGTGCGCTTTACAACGAAAACGGATGTCTCCATTGTGGTGGATTTTATACAGAAATCGTTGATTCGAACGGGATTAGACACCTTCCCTCTGGAAAATTATCTGGTGAAAGGTGTGAAAGCCCAGGGGGTTAGAATCAAACCCAAGGAGTTTAGCAGTGCCCGGTTTATTAAAACCAGTACCCTGGAAAAAAAGGAAAATTGA
- the cdaA gene encoding diadenylate cyclase CdaA — translation MEGLMDSWALREIIRPFIDIALLSFLIYKAYNIMEETQAIQLLKGASLLALVYVAAWFLKLSTLLWILNLLAPGIFIGIAIVFQPELRSIFTRIGQRDFFRLQTRTRSLQMDSILGAAEVLSGQKRGALIVFARNVGLKNIIDTGTKLNANLSSSLIITIFGHDTPLHDGALVIQNGEIVAAGCFLPLSRQADIRRSFGTRHRAALGLAEETDSVVLVVSEETGAISLAYDSHIFYALTLDEVRFRLRQLLNLRDEPGDDTGGSGA, via the coding sequence ATGGAAGGATTGATGGATAGCTGGGCTCTTCGAGAGATCATCAGGCCCTTTATCGACATAGCTCTTCTTTCATTTTTGATTTATAAAGCCTATAACATCATGGAGGAAACCCAGGCTATTCAGCTCCTCAAAGGGGCTTCCCTTCTGGCTCTTGTCTATGTAGCCGCCTGGTTTTTGAAACTCAGCACTCTTTTATGGATACTGAATTTGCTGGCCCCTGGAATTTTCATCGGTATTGCCATCGTATTTCAGCCCGAGCTGAGAAGCATATTCACCAGAATCGGTCAACGGGACTTTTTTAGACTCCAAACAAGAACGCGTTCTCTTCAAATGGACTCCATTTTAGGAGCCGCGGAAGTCCTTTCTGGGCAAAAAAGAGGGGCTCTTATCGTATTTGCGCGGAATGTGGGGCTAAAAAATATCATCGATACAGGCACTAAGCTCAATGCCAATTTATCCTCTTCTCTGATCATTACGATTTTTGGACACGATACGCCCCTTCACGACGGTGCTCTTGTGATTCAAAACGGTGAAATCGTCGCCGCGGGATGTTTCTTGCCTCTTTCTAGGCAGGCAGATATTCGCAGAAGCTTCGGAACACGGCACCGTGCTGCCTTGGGATTGGCCGAAGAGACCGATTCTGTGGTTCTGGTTGTGTCCGAAGAAACAGGAGCTATTTCACTGGCCTATGACTCTCATATCTTCTATGCCCTCACTCTGGATGAGGTACGATTCCGTCTCAGACAGCTGTTGAATCTGAGGGATGAGCCAGGAGATGATACAGGAGGGTCTGGAGCATGA
- a CDS encoding holo-ACP synthase has product MIRGTGIDIVDIQRIREWLNNTDLLKRYFSDDEISYVQSKGHHASASLAARFAAKEAFGKALGTGLRGIRLKDIEVVLDPNGKPELHLKGSALEALKQNGAGAVFLSLSHDSSLSIAQVIIEEASGG; this is encoded by the coding sequence ATGATCAGGGGAACCGGCATTGATATTGTGGATATTCAGAGGATCCGAGAATGGTTAAATAATACAGATCTGTTGAAAAGGTATTTCAGTGATGATGAAATAAGCTATGTTCAATCAAAAGGACATCACGCTTCGGCATCTTTGGCCGCTCGTTTTGCTGCCAAGGAAGCCTTTGGGAAGGCCTTGGGTACAGGGCTGAGAGGAATCAGGCTGAAGGATATAGAAGTTGTTTTAGACCCCAATGGGAAACCGGAACTCCATTTGAAGGGTTCTGCCTTAGAGGCTCTGAAACAAAATGGCGCTGGGGCTGTATTCCTGTCCCTCAGTCACGACTCATCACTTTCCATAGCACAGGTCATTATCGAGGAGGCTTCGGGTGGCTGA
- a CDS encoding DUF2225 domain-containing protein, translated as MADNIVKLTFLTKQELECPVCENTFQKEELLSGGGRMNAGDLTKELHRIYIPTNKFGAVYPLLYPIVVCPSCYYSAFPTDFANVSGERIPQLKQGIGERKMVLSSLFPDLDFGNSRRLQEGVASYVFSSMCYESAPTIMAPHFKQAISCLRASWLCMDLHSQDKGENYDYLAKVFYRKASFFYSRVVDLEQKGEESVESLTHLGPDLDNNFGFDGVLYLSGYLEYKYGQRGNPERRAKQLKKARSTVSRIVGMGKSSKAKPTALLELSRDLHKLIKDELNELGIDS; from the coding sequence GTGGCTGATAATATTGTAAAACTCACTTTTTTGACAAAGCAGGAGCTGGAATGTCCCGTCTGTGAGAATACTTTTCAGAAAGAAGAACTCCTCTCTGGTGGGGGAAGGATGAATGCGGGTGATCTCACAAAAGAGCTGCATCGAATCTATATCCCCACCAATAAATTTGGTGCCGTATACCCCTTGCTTTATCCCATCGTCGTTTGTCCTTCCTGTTATTATTCCGCCTTCCCCACGGACTTTGCAAATGTGTCCGGAGAGAGAATTCCACAATTGAAACAGGGAATTGGTGAGCGGAAGATGGTCTTGTCTTCGTTGTTTCCTGACCTCGATTTTGGAAATTCCCGTAGATTACAGGAAGGAGTCGCTTCCTATGTGTTTTCATCAATGTGTTATGAATCGGCTCCCACCATCATGGCTCCCCATTTCAAACAGGCCATCTCCTGCCTGAGAGCGTCATGGCTTTGTATGGACCTCCACAGTCAGGATAAGGGTGAAAATTATGACTATCTGGCCAAGGTCTTTTATAGAAAAGCCAGTTTTTTTTATTCCAGAGTTGTTGATTTGGAGCAGAAAGGGGAAGAATCCGTTGAAAGCCTTACTCATCTTGGGCCGGATCTGGATAATAATTTCGGTTTTGACGGAGTTTTGTACCTTTCTGGATATCTCGAATATAAATATGGTCAGCGAGGGAATCCAGAGCGCCGGGCAAAGCAGCTAAAAAAAGCACGATCTACTGTATCCCGGATTGTCGGCATGGGAAAATCTTCCAAGGCCAAACCCACAGCCCTCCTGGAGCTATCCAGGGATCTTCACAAACTGATTAAGGATGAGTTGAATGAGCTTGGAATTGATTCGTAG
- a CDS encoding OmpA family protein — protein MPGLLKPVPWKKRKIDFIFFFLMIFSLQGLMAQDDAVIFSVEPGEKYRVIEKFNLSQYRNGRYQGHVYRENRGIYDTVQIGPDLFRISGQVYHLEETAKDGFKTASAVIGNEDVTYSLNSQGTMLVSGIAYPRLRSFPTFPDKALSPGDKWEGGIEVVISSPDLKNRAVLPQYCEYTFLGEDVWEGRTVYVIKAQYAVRYRLGQSRDADTFLKSLSGKHVVSLLIDKETREFLLMKDLMEEEYLYQDGSSLREKGFLLTFYKGIELLDRPGLAAQVEISLSEKLNDTLNENGDALEDQISVETRKEGLALNLKNLHFEPDKAVLLPEDRPLLDSLAEILRTVPERTFYVKGHTADIGTMESQILLSQDRAKLIVQELTSRGIDAERFLYSGMGGLEPLGDNNSDEGRKLNRRVEILILED, from the coding sequence GTGCCCGGTTTATTAAAACCAGTACCCTGGAAAAAAAGGAAAATTGATTTCATATTCTTTTTTCTGATGATCTTTTCCCTACAGGGCCTCATGGCACAGGATGATGCTGTTATATTCTCAGTTGAACCTGGGGAAAAATACAGGGTCATTGAGAAATTCAACCTCAGTCAGTACCGAAATGGCCGGTACCAGGGACATGTTTACCGTGAGAACCGCGGTATATATGATACTGTCCAAATTGGTCCGGATCTTTTTCGTATTTCAGGACAGGTTTACCACCTGGAAGAAACAGCCAAAGATGGATTTAAAACAGCCTCTGCTGTGATAGGAAATGAAGACGTCACATATAGCCTCAACAGCCAAGGGACTATGCTGGTTTCCGGTATTGCCTATCCCCGTCTGAGAAGCTTCCCCACATTTCCCGACAAGGCCCTCAGCCCCGGTGATAAATGGGAAGGGGGTATTGAAGTCGTAATCAGTTCTCCGGATTTGAAGAACCGGGCCGTACTGCCTCAATACTGTGAGTATACCTTTTTAGGGGAGGATGTCTGGGAAGGGCGGACGGTCTATGTGATCAAGGCACAGTATGCCGTGCGGTACCGCCTGGGGCAATCCAGAGACGCCGACACCTTTTTGAAGTCTCTCAGCGGGAAACATGTGGTTTCCCTCCTCATTGACAAAGAAACCCGGGAGTTTCTTCTTATGAAGGATCTCATGGAAGAAGAATATCTGTACCAGGATGGAAGCAGCCTGAGAGAGAAGGGGTTTCTCCTCACCTTTTACAAGGGGATTGAACTTCTGGACAGACCCGGTTTGGCCGCTCAAGTGGAGATATCCTTGTCGGAAAAACTCAATGATACTCTCAACGAGAATGGTGATGCCCTGGAGGATCAGATCTCTGTAGAAACACGAAAAGAAGGATTGGCTCTAAATCTGAAGAATCTCCATTTTGAACCCGATAAGGCCGTGCTGCTTCCGGAAGATCGACCTCTTCTTGATTCATTGGCAGAAATCTTGAGAACTGTTCCAGAAAGGACTTTTTATGTCAAAGGGCACACCGCAGACATTGGTACTATGGAGTCTCAGATCCTACTGTCTCAAGACCGTGCCAAGCTGATCGTTCAAGAATTAACCAGCAGGGGAATTGACGCTGAGCGCTTCTTGTATTCGGGAATGGGAGGGCTGGAACCCCTGGGTGATAACAACAGTGATGAGGGGAGAAAACTGAACAGAAGGGTAGAAATTCTGATCCTGGAGGATTGA
- a CDS encoding uracil-DNA glycosylase, whose product MDQNELYTDYWKLLSRAEDYLRFGMESGKSQAPDFSVKKSLTQMADPVTEPQDMTDFPSENCQNCSMSKAGRKAVPIMGNQNSDLWVITDPPSLEAERLGFPLGPDEMDYFQKWMAAIDMNLPEDLCLMNLTRCRPPGSRPPFPEEITRCAKDLEFRLNRRRPRVLLSMGPSCSAWFTGQKGMKVSEMRGRLYDWYGVPLVVTYSPIQVLNFGELKRPVWEDLKSLRNILNGS is encoded by the coding sequence ATGGATCAGAACGAACTCTATACTGACTATTGGAAGCTGTTATCCAGAGCAGAGGACTATCTCCGTTTCGGTATGGAAAGCGGCAAATCCCAGGCTCCGGACTTCTCTGTCAAAAAGTCTCTCACCCAAATGGCAGATCCTGTCACAGAACCCCAGGATATGACTGATTTCCCTTCCGAAAACTGCCAGAACTGTTCAATGAGTAAGGCGGGACGCAAGGCTGTACCGATAATGGGAAATCAAAATTCTGATCTATGGGTCATAACCGACCCTCCATCCCTGGAAGCAGAGAGACTGGGCTTCCCCCTGGGACCAGATGAGATGGATTATTTTCAGAAATGGATGGCTGCCATCGATATGAATCTTCCCGAAGATCTTTGTTTGATGAATTTGACCCGCTGCCGTCCTCCAGGAAGTCGCCCGCCATTTCCAGAAGAGATAACCCGTTGTGCAAAGGATTTGGAGTTTCGTCTTAATCGACGACGCCCCAGAGTTCTTCTATCAATGGGTCCCTCCTGCTCCGCCTGGTTTACGGGTCAGAAGGGGATGAAAGTCAGTGAAATGCGGGGACGACTGTATGACTGGTATGGTGTTCCCCTGGTTGTGACATACTCTCCCATTCAGGTCTTGAATTTTGGTGAGCTAAAAAGGCCGGTCTGGGAAGATCTGAAGAGTCTCCGGAACATTTTGAATGGCAGCTGA
- a CDS encoding CdaR family protein, translated as MKKGLTQILFDHWMAKILSLLAAILLSLFYQINNLEERYFSIPLDILTTEGLSVIGSYPVSVRVNLRGTEETIYSILENEISAVADFRGFQNEGTFKVPVQINLQSSSGNYEDTMEVLVEPREVTITQEEQVIRSLEIQPALIAFVPNGYELVQYFVSPTYVTVQGPRSQLESVTGIKTEEIDLSGRYDDFTVSSRLIPPGDNITFPGGNTVEFRGVVDEAVIIQNLTNLEIVSVDLDPRFIITENLPEIAITLQGSQLLLEQLRARDLHFYIDCSRIIVPGTYTLPVQVDIPEGVAVLKYSPREIPVSFSYRSEEP; from the coding sequence ATGAAGAAAGGATTGACTCAGATTCTGTTTGATCATTGGATGGCCAAAATCCTCTCCCTGCTGGCAGCCATTCTGTTATCTCTTTTTTATCAGATAAACAATCTGGAAGAACGGTACTTCAGCATCCCTTTAGATATCCTCACAACAGAGGGACTTTCGGTGATTGGAAGTTATCCAGTCAGTGTTAGAGTGAATTTGAGGGGGACAGAAGAGACGATTTATTCCATTCTTGAAAATGAAATCAGCGCCGTAGCCGACTTCAGGGGATTTCAAAATGAAGGCACCTTCAAGGTTCCCGTCCAAATCAACCTCCAGTCATCTTCGGGAAACTATGAAGATACTATGGAAGTTCTGGTTGAACCCCGGGAGGTTACCATTACTCAGGAAGAACAGGTCATTCGCAGCCTTGAAATCCAACCGGCTCTTATTGCTTTTGTTCCAAACGGATACGAACTGGTTCAGTATTTTGTATCTCCCACCTATGTGACAGTACAGGGACCTCGGTCTCAATTAGAATCGGTGACAGGGATCAAGACAGAGGAAATTGATCTTTCCGGACGGTACGATGATTTTACAGTCAGTTCAAGGCTGATTCCTCCCGGAGATAACATCACATTTCCTGGTGGCAATACGGTCGAGTTCAGAGGTGTGGTCGATGAAGCTGTGATCATTCAAAATCTTACAAATCTTGAAATTGTTTCAGTCGATTTAGATCCCCGGTTTATCATCACAGAAAATCTCCCTGAGATTGCCATAACCCTTCAAGGCAGCCAGCTTCTGTTGGAGCAGTTGAGAGCAAGGGATCTTCATTTTTATATTGACTGTTCCAGGATCATTGTTCCAGGAACCTATACTCTCCCTGTTCAGGTAGACATCCCTGAGGGCGTTGCAGTCCTTAAATATAGCCCCAGAGAGATCCCTGTTTCCTTTTCCTATCGAAGTGAGGAACCATGA
- the priA gene encoding replication restart helicase PriA, whose amino-acid sequence MAAEFIEVVFNLPLKSCFSYRLPEGEERKAADLIGCRVSAPFGRRNLNGWVISASDSLPEAVQEAKAVLRILDTQPLFGQDLLDLAGWISEFYLCSLGEALSVMLPGGKKEKNLPPLGLSPEDELHKRVVLSSEQEDALRQITQSSESYHYLYGITGSGKTEVFLRVAEEVLAQGKTVLFLVPEISLTHQMVDDLTGRFDKKPAVLHSHLTPSQKLTEWRRIQSGDATIVLGARSAVFAPLKNLGLIILDEEHETSYKSGSTPRYHGRQVAMKRCKMSGAKLLMGSATPSVESWAMMEQGVFQKRLLKERPAGGALPDIKILDLKKSKSLLSQELIRAMDRVLKEGKQVILFLNRRGHSYYFHCRSCGFEMKCRQCSIPLTYHKHRNRMICHYCGYQVKPLTLCPDCGSMDVGYAGFGTEQVEEQVAAIFPDSTLARLDTDSARKKGVLQETITQFRDGHIDILLGTQMVAKGLNFPGVKLVGIVLADTGLSLPDFRAAERSFSLIVQVAGRAGRYRNDGEVLVQTMRPDNPAIVYGCQGNIEAFYKFELNQRKEMGFPPFSRLIRIVYRGKDGRKVLEALEELTQLFRQAGLPDVMGPAECPLGVISGNHRYHTLIRSEDDFSGIHRITASLLSHSDVPRGIYREIDIDPVQLL is encoded by the coding sequence ATGGCAGCTGAGTTTATAGAAGTTGTATTTAATCTTCCCCTTAAATCCTGTTTTTCCTACAGGCTGCCCGAAGGGGAGGAACGCAAGGCCGCCGATCTGATAGGTTGTCGTGTTTCGGCACCCTTTGGAAGACGAAATCTGAACGGGTGGGTCATTTCAGCTTCAGATTCTCTACCCGAAGCTGTTCAAGAGGCCAAGGCTGTCTTGAGGATACTGGATACTCAGCCCCTTTTCGGACAAGATCTGCTGGATCTGGCCGGGTGGATATCCGAGTTTTATCTCTGCTCCCTCGGTGAAGCCCTCTCGGTCATGCTTCCCGGAGGAAAAAAGGAGAAAAATCTGCCCCCCTTAGGGTTGAGCCCAGAGGACGAACTGCATAAAAGAGTCGTCCTGTCTTCCGAACAGGAAGATGCACTCCGGCAGATAACCCAAAGCTCTGAATCTTATCATTATCTTTATGGAATCACCGGATCGGGAAAGACAGAAGTGTTTCTGAGAGTCGCCGAAGAGGTCCTGGCTCAGGGCAAAACCGTGCTGTTTTTGGTTCCTGAAATATCATTGACACATCAGATGGTAGACGACCTGACTGGACGGTTTGACAAGAAACCTGCGGTCCTCCACTCTCATCTCACTCCATCTCAGAAACTGACCGAATGGCGGCGTATACAATCGGGTGATGCCACAATCGTGTTGGGAGCCAGGAGTGCCGTTTTTGCTCCTCTTAAGAATCTTGGACTCATCATTCTGGATGAAGAGCATGAGACCTCCTATAAGTCAGGTTCTACACCCCGGTACCATGGGCGTCAGGTGGCTATGAAACGCTGTAAGATGAGCGGAGCAAAACTTTTGATGGGAAGCGCAACACCCTCGGTAGAATCCTGGGCCATGATGGAGCAGGGGGTATTTCAAAAACGGCTTCTCAAAGAGAGACCCGCCGGTGGTGCTCTCCCTGATATCAAAATCCTTGATCTGAAGAAATCTAAGAGCCTCCTTTCCCAGGAGCTGATCCGGGCAATGGATCGGGTTCTAAAAGAGGGAAAGCAGGTCATCCTTTTCCTAAATAGGCGAGGGCACTCCTATTATTTTCATTGTCGCAGCTGTGGTTTTGAAATGAAGTGCAGACAATGCAGCATCCCTCTCACCTATCATAAACATAGAAATAGAATGATCTGCCATTATTGTGGATATCAGGTAAAACCTCTGACTCTCTGTCCAGACTGCGGTTCCATGGATGTCGGCTATGCTGGATTTGGTACGGAGCAGGTTGAAGAGCAGGTGGCTGCCATATTTCCAGATTCTACATTGGCCCGCCTGGACACAGACAGCGCCCGAAAAAAAGGAGTGCTGCAGGAGACCATAACTCAATTCCGTGATGGTCACATTGATATTCTCCTGGGAACCCAGATGGTTGCCAAGGGACTAAATTTTCCAGGAGTGAAATTAGTCGGGATTGTTTTGGCAGATACAGGCCTTTCTCTTCCCGATTTTCGGGCCGCCGAACGATCTTTTTCACTTATAGTGCAGGTAGCAGGAAGAGCCGGGCGATACAGAAACGATGGGGAGGTCCTTGTTCAGACAATGAGACCTGATAATCCGGCCATCGTCTATGGCTGCCAAGGGAATATAGAAGCCTTTTATAAATTTGAATTGAATCAGCGCAAAGAGATGGGATTCCCTCCCTTTTCAAGGCTCATTCGTATTGTTTACAGGGGGAAAGATGGCCGAAAAGTCCTGGAAGCCCTGGAAGAACTCACCCAGTTGTTCCGGCAGGCGGGACTTCCCGATGTGATGGGGCCCGCAGAATGCCCTCTTGGTGTCATTTCTGGAAATCACCGTTATCATACATTGATCCGAAGCGAAGATGATTTTTCAGGTATTCACAGGATCACGGCTTCTCTTTTGAGCCATTCAGATGTTCCCAGGGGCATATACAGGGAAATTGACATAGATCCCGTTCAGCTGCTTTGA
- the folP gene encoding dihydropteroate synthase, which translates to MIHKNKKTLIMGIINCTPDSFYSQSRKQGPGEALGQALSMVKEGADILDLGGESTRPGASYVSQDEELERIIPVVEAIRRETDIPLSIDTRKSGVARAALNAGANIINDISALRDDPQMTPLAVEKNCPVILMHMQGTPENMQNKPQYESVVDEVLHFLIQAAQKAEKAGVLKENIVLDPGIGFGKTLKDNLDLIRHIRRFSKEGYSVLMGLSRKSFIGQILDTDPENRLIGSLTANGWCAAEGVDILRVHDVLETSQMVRMLQEISWKD; encoded by the coding sequence ATGATACATAAGAATAAAAAGACCCTGATCATGGGAATAATCAACTGCACCCCCGACTCATTCTATTCCCAAAGCCGTAAACAAGGCCCAGGGGAAGCACTTGGCCAGGCTTTGTCCATGGTTAAGGAAGGTGCCGATATTCTAGATCTAGGCGGTGAGTCTACCAGGCCCGGGGCCTCCTATGTGTCCCAGGATGAAGAGCTGGAGAGGATTATTCCCGTGGTAGAAGCCATTCGCAGAGAAACGGATATTCCCCTGTCTATCGATACTCGAAAAAGTGGCGTTGCCCGTGCGGCTCTGAATGCAGGAGCCAATATCATAAACGACATATCGGCCCTCAGGGATGATCCTCAAATGACTCCCCTGGCGGTGGAGAAAAACTGCCCTGTTATTCTCATGCATATGCAGGGGACACCTGAAAATATGCAGAACAAGCCACAATATGAATCTGTCGTGGATGAAGTCCTCCATTTTCTTATCCAAGCAGCTCAGAAAGCCGAAAAAGCGGGTGTTCTCAAAGAGAATATAGTGCTGGATCCGGGGATCGGGTTTGGAAAGACCCTAAAGGATAACCTCGATCTTATTCGTCATATACGCCGCTTTAGCAAAGAGGGTTATTCTGTATTGATGGGGCTCTCCCGCAAGTCTTTTATCGGCCAGATTTTAGACACTGATCCTGAAAACAGACTCATTGGATCTCTCACAGCCAACGGATGGTGCGCTGCGGAGGGTGTTGATATATTAAGAGTTCATGATGTGCTTGAAACCAGTCAGATGGTTCGGATGTTGCAGGAGATTTCATGGAAGGATTGA
- the truA gene encoding tRNA pseudouridine(38-40) synthase TruA: MSLELIRRIRLDLSYDGTNFEGWQIQKSGRTVQGEITKVLNSLHGGELVTLIGSGRTDSGVHANSQVAHFESKACSIPSERFMMALNSKLPRDIRIHKSREVNPDFHARYDAVMRVYRYYLVHPKDQMAHMTAYSTPCLLDLDIPKLNQMAQALTGTHDFTSFAAARDPNKNKIRTIHSARFFTEGPFTVFRVAGNAFLWKMVRTMVGTILHQLENGGSFHEIQGILEGKNRSLAGPTAKPRGLFLDKVIYGSERTLY; this comes from the coding sequence ATGAGCTTGGAATTGATTCGTAGAATCCGTTTGGATCTTTCTTATGACGGGACAAATTTTGAAGGATGGCAAATCCAGAAATCAGGAAGAACAGTCCAGGGAGAAATCACAAAGGTTCTCAATAGTTTGCACGGGGGTGAGCTCGTCACTCTCATAGGCTCGGGAAGAACCGATTCGGGAGTTCATGCCAATAGCCAGGTGGCTCATTTTGAATCCAAGGCATGTTCCATTCCATCCGAACGCTTTATGATGGCCCTGAATTCTAAACTCCCACGGGACATCCGGATTCATAAGAGTCGGGAAGTGAATCCCGATTTTCATGCTCGTTATGATGCCGTAATGAGAGTCTACCGGTATTATCTTGTTCATCCCAAGGATCAGATGGCGCATATGACGGCCTATTCAACTCCCTGCCTCCTGGATTTGGATATCCCCAAGTTGAATCAGATGGCTCAGGCTCTGACGGGGACTCATGATTTTACATCTTTTGCTGCAGCACGGGACCCCAATAAAAACAAGATCCGGACGATTCACAGCGCCCGGTTTTTTACAGAGGGGCCTTTTACTGTTTTCCGTGTCGCCGGAAATGCATTTCTTTGGAAAATGGTTCGAACCATGGTCGGGACCATCCTTCATCAGCTTGAAAACGGTGGATCTTTTCATGAGATTCAGGGTATTCTTGAGGGTAAAAACAGGAGTCTTGCGGGGCCGACAGCCAAACCCCGAGGATTATTTCTTGATAAGGTAATTTATGGATCAGAACGAACTCTATACTGA